The following proteins are encoded in a genomic region of Nicotiana sylvestris chromosome 4, ASM39365v2, whole genome shotgun sequence:
- the LOC138889655 gene encoding uncharacterized protein, producing MDEEYEPLKTYFPNEELMHIDEVKKGKKPGWKLFFDGAANMKGVGIGAVLIYEIGHHYPVTAQLYFCCTNNMAEYEACILGLRLAVDMGVQKVLDLYQQFRLVEFRHIPSIHNEVANALATLASMSHHLDKAYVHPLHNQVRDQHAYCNMVEEELDGEPWFHDIREYISRRYIEYKPQGIKKEQFDAW from the exons atggatgaagaatatgaacctttgaaaacttattttcctaatgaagagctAATGCATATTGACGAGGTCAAGAAGGGCAAAAAGcccggttggaaactcttctttgatggagctgctaatatgaaaggtgttgggataggagctgtactcatttatgaaatagggcatcactaccctgtcacTGCTCAGCTTTATTTCtgttgtaccaacaacatggccgagtacgaagcatgcattttgggattAAGGTTGGCTGTGGACATGGGAGTCCAAAAAGTGCTG GATCTCTATCAGCAGTTCAGattagtggagttcaggcatatccccagtatccataatgaggttgctaacgctttggctactctagcgtCGATGTCACATCatctagataaggcttatgttcaCCCTTTGCATaatcaggtccgtgatcagcatgcttactgtaacatggtagaagaagaacttgacggtgaaccttggttccacgatatcagggAGTACATAAGTCGGAGGTATATCGAGTACAAGCCACAAGGGAtcaaaaaagaacaattcgacgcttggtaa